A region of Bradyrhizobium sp. SZCCHNS1050 DNA encodes the following proteins:
- a CDS encoding uracil-DNA glycosylase, whose amino-acid sequence MTPEPLPDVRQLLAFYLEAGVDCALADEPINRLVEPEAASPAAPAARPAAAPQAGRLSAPAIIAPRGEPPPPPEAAVASAREAALTAPTLEALRELLETFDGCALKQTASRLVFADGNPQARIMLVGEAPGRDEDIEGLPFVGRSGKLLDRMIGAIGLDRSKVYIANVIPWRPPGNRTPTPQETQICLPFIRRQIELVDPDVLVTLGNPSTQALLGTTEGIMRTRGKWRDYDTGKRTIRAIATFHPAYLLRSPSYKRLSWQDLRAIAKVMAV is encoded by the coding sequence ATGACCCCCGAGCCCCTCCCCGACGTCCGCCAACTGCTCGCCTTCTATCTGGAGGCCGGGGTCGATTGCGCCTTGGCCGACGAGCCGATCAACCGGCTGGTGGAGCCTGAGGCCGCATCCCCTGCCGCTCCTGCCGCCCGTCCGGCGGCGGCGCCGCAAGCCGGCCGGCTATCCGCGCCGGCGATCATTGCGCCGCGCGGCGAACCGCCGCCTCCGCCGGAAGCGGCCGTCGCCTCGGCCCGCGAGGCGGCGCTGACAGCGCCGACCCTGGAGGCGCTGCGCGAGCTCCTGGAGACTTTCGACGGTTGCGCACTGAAGCAGACGGCGTCGCGACTGGTGTTCGCCGACGGCAATCCGCAGGCGCGCATCATGCTGGTCGGCGAGGCGCCCGGCCGCGACGAGGACATCGAGGGCCTGCCATTCGTCGGCCGCTCCGGCAAGCTGCTGGACCGCATGATCGGCGCGATCGGGCTCGACCGCAGCAAGGTCTACATCGCCAACGTCATTCCCTGGCGCCCGCCCGGCAACCGGACGCCGACGCCGCAGGAGACGCAGATCTGCCTGCCGTTCATCCGCCGCCAGATCGAGCTGGTCGATCCCGACGTGCTGGTGACGCTCGGCAACCCGTCGACGCAGGCGCTGCTCGGCACCACCGAGGGCATCATGCGCACGCGCGGCAAATGGCGCGACTACGACACCGGCAAGCGCACCATCCGCGCGATCGCCACCTTCCATCCGGCCTATCTGTTGCGCTCGCCGTCCTACAAGCGGCTGTCATGGCAGGATTTGCGCGCGATCGCGAAGGTGATGGCGGTCTGA
- a CDS encoding electron transfer flavoprotein-ubiquinone oxidoreductase has product MSTEELPPRESMEFDVVIVGAGPSGLTAAIRLKQLNADLNIVVVEKGSEVGAHILSGAVIDPAALDKLIPDWRSDEDCPLKTQVKVDKFFWMTESSAISLPGFAMPPLMDNHHCYIGSLGNVCRWLSRKAEALGVEIYPGFAATEVLYDEQGAVRGIATGDMGIGKDGKPKASFTRGMELLGKYTLFAEGARGSLSKQLISKFALDAKSEPAKFGIGLKEVWQIDPAKHQKGLIQHSFGWPLDMKTGGGSFLYHYDDNLVAVGFVVHLNYDDPYLSPFEEFQRFKTHPSIRGVLEGGKRLAYGARAITEGGYQSVPRLSFAGGALIGCAAGFVNVPRIKGVHNAMGSAMLAAEHVNAALASGRANDELVSYENAWRGSPVGEDLFKVRNVKPLWSKFGTVLGVALGGFDMWCNTLGFSLFGTQSHVKPDRATLDPAKAHKPKPAMKPDGKLTFDRLSSVFLSNTNHEEDQPVHLKVADMALQKSSEHDVYAGPSNRYCPAGVYEWVEEGTSPRFVINAQNCVHCKTCDVKDPNGNITWVPPEGGGGPNYEAM; this is encoded by the coding sequence ATGAGCACCGAAGAGTTACCTCCGCGCGAATCCATGGAGTTCGACGTCGTCATCGTGGGCGCCGGCCCCTCGGGCCTGACTGCCGCGATCCGGCTGAAGCAGCTCAATGCCGACCTCAACATCGTCGTGGTCGAGAAGGGCTCCGAGGTCGGCGCGCACATTTTGTCTGGTGCGGTGATCGATCCGGCGGCGCTGGACAAGCTCATCCCCGACTGGCGGTCGGACGAGGATTGCCCGCTGAAGACCCAGGTCAAGGTCGACAAGTTCTTCTGGATGACCGAGAGCAGCGCGATCTCGCTGCCGGGCTTCGCGATGCCGCCCTTGATGGACAACCATCATTGCTACATCGGCTCGCTCGGAAATGTCTGCCGCTGGCTGTCGCGCAAGGCCGAGGCGCTCGGCGTCGAGATCTATCCGGGCTTCGCGGCCACCGAGGTGCTGTATGACGAGCAGGGCGCGGTGCGCGGCATCGCCACCGGCGACATGGGCATCGGCAAGGACGGCAAGCCGAAAGCCTCGTTCACGCGCGGCATGGAGCTGCTCGGCAAGTACACGCTGTTCGCCGAGGGCGCGCGCGGCAGCCTGTCCAAGCAGCTGATTTCGAAGTTCGCATTGGACGCCAAGAGCGAGCCGGCGAAGTTCGGCATCGGCCTCAAGGAAGTCTGGCAGATCGATCCGGCCAAGCACCAGAAGGGCCTGATCCAGCACTCGTTCGGCTGGCCGCTCGACATGAAGACCGGCGGCGGCTCGTTCCTGTATCACTACGACGACAACCTCGTTGCGGTCGGCTTCGTCGTCCACCTGAACTACGATGATCCTTATCTGTCGCCGTTCGAGGAATTCCAGCGCTTCAAGACCCATCCCTCGATCCGCGGCGTGTTAGAGGGTGGCAAGCGGCTAGCCTACGGCGCGCGCGCGATCACCGAGGGCGGCTACCAGTCGGTGCCGCGGCTGTCGTTCGCCGGCGGCGCGCTGATCGGCTGCGCCGCGGGCTTCGTCAACGTGCCGCGCATCAAGGGCGTGCACAACGCGATGGGCAGCGCGATGCTCGCGGCCGAGCACGTCAATGCCGCGCTCGCATCCGGCCGTGCCAATGACGAGCTGGTCAGTTACGAGAACGCCTGGCGCGGCTCGCCAGTCGGCGAGGATCTGTTCAAGGTTCGCAACGTCAAGCCGCTATGGTCGAAGTTCGGCACGGTGCTCGGCGTCGCGCTCGGCGGCTTCGACATGTGGTGCAACACGCTCGGTTTCTCGTTGTTTGGCACCCAGTCGCACGTCAAGCCCGATCGCGCCACGCTCGATCCCGCCAAGGCGCACAAGCCGAAGCCGGCGATGAAGCCGGACGGTAAGTTGACCTTCGACCGGCTGTCCTCGGTGTTCCTGTCGAACACCAATCACGAGGAAGACCAGCCGGTGCATCTGAAGGTCGCCGACATGGCGCTGCAGAAGAGCTCCGAGCACGACGTCTATGCCGGGCCGTCCAACCGCTATTGCCCGGCGGGCGTCTACGAATGGGTCGAGGAGGGCACCAGCCCGCGCTTCGTGATCAACGCGCAGAACTGCGTCCACTGCAAGACCTGCGACGTCAAGGATCCCAACGGCAACATCACCTGGGTTCCTCCGGAAGGCGGCGGTGGGCCGAACTACGAGGCGATGTAG
- a CDS encoding tetratricopeptide repeat protein, which translates to MLSIRNRWTAIAVSALLIPGAVLAQTPDHPADNAAKFPTGVDLKSLTTSGSYLAARHASVERDAASAAAFYRSALRSDPKNNELLDRAFISSVADGDIDEAVKLAERVLTIDKSNRIARLVVGVQDIKQKKYAAAQTNINQSVRGPITDLVATLLSAWAAAGAGDSKAAVANIDKLTGPEWYPLFKDLHAGMILELAGKEKDAGTRFERAYKLDDSMLRITEAYAHWLSRNKDAAAATAIYEAFDKKLARHPLVQEGLRETKAGRKLPPLVDSAQAGAAEALYGIGATLSRRGGEDLALVYLQLALHLQPNHPLALLSLADLYETVKKPQMAIKVYERVPASSPLKRNAQIQLATDLDSADRSDEAIKILKDVIAQDPKDLEAIMALGNIERGRKKFADCAKTYSLGVDSLPANNDKANSVYYYYRGICLERSKQWPKAEADMRKALELQPDQPHVLNYLGYSWIDQGVNLDEGMKMIKRAVEQRPDDGYIVDSLGWAYFRIGNYEEAVKNLERAIDLKPEDPTINDHLGDAYWKIGRKLEAKFQWAHARDLKPEAEELPKIEAKIQNGLTDDPAPAAASNDSKDTPSDAKKDDGKGG; encoded by the coding sequence ATGTTGTCAATTCGCAATCGCTGGACCGCAATTGCCGTTTCTGCCTTGCTGATCCCCGGTGCCGTCCTGGCCCAGACGCCGGATCATCCTGCGGACAACGCCGCAAAATTTCCGACCGGCGTCGATCTGAAGTCGCTCACCACGTCGGGCAGCTATCTGGCGGCCCGCCACGCCAGCGTCGAGCGCGACGCGGCCTCGGCGGCGGCGTTCTACCGCTCGGCGCTACGCAGCGACCCGAAGAACAACGAGCTGCTCGACCGCGCCTTCATCTCCTCGGTCGCCGATGGCGATATCGACGAGGCCGTGAAGCTGGCCGAGCGCGTGCTCACGATCGACAAGTCCAACCGCATCGCGCGTCTCGTGGTCGGCGTGCAGGACATCAAGCAGAAGAAATACGCTGCCGCCCAGACCAACATCAACCAGTCGGTGCGCGGGCCGATCACCGATCTCGTCGCCACCCTGCTGTCGGCGTGGGCCGCGGCGGGCGCGGGCGATTCGAAGGCCGCCGTCGCCAATATCGACAAGCTGACCGGTCCCGAATGGTATCCGCTGTTCAAGGATCTTCATGCCGGCATGATCCTGGAGCTGGCCGGCAAGGAGAAGGACGCCGGCACGCGGTTCGAGCGCGCCTACAAGCTCGACGATTCGATGCTGCGCATCACCGAGGCCTATGCGCATTGGCTGTCGCGCAACAAGGATGCGGCGGCGGCGACCGCGATCTATGAAGCCTTCGACAAGAAGCTCGCGCGCCATCCGCTGGTGCAGGAGGGCCTGCGCGAGACCAAGGCCGGCAGGAAGCTGCCGCCGCTGGTCGATTCGGCGCAGGCCGGCGCCGCCGAGGCGCTGTACGGCATCGGCGCCACGTTGAGCCGCCGCGGCGGCGAGGATCTGGCGCTGGTCTATCTGCAGCTCGCGCTGCACCTGCAGCCGAATCATCCGCTGGCGCTGCTGTCACTCGCCGATCTCTACGAGACGGTGAAGAAGCCGCAGATGGCGATCAAGGTCTATGAGCGGGTGCCGGCGAGCTCGCCGCTGAAGCGCAATGCGCAGATCCAGTTGGCGACCGATCTCGACAGCGCCGACCGCAGCGACGAGGCGATCAAGATCCTCAAGGACGTGATTGCCCAGGATCCGAAGGACCTGGAGGCGATCATGGCGCTCGGCAACATCGAGCGCGGCCGCAAGAAGTTCGCCGATTGCGCCAAGACCTATTCGCTCGGCGTCGATTCGCTGCCCGCCAACAACGACAAGGCCAACAGCGTCTATTACTATTATCGCGGCATCTGTCTGGAGCGCTCCAAGCAGTGGCCGAAGGCCGAGGCCGACATGCGCAAGGCGCTCGAGCTGCAGCCCGACCAGCCGCACGTGCTGAACTATCTCGGCTATTCGTGGATCGACCAGGGCGTCAATCTCGACGAAGGCATGAAGATGATCAAGCGCGCGGTCGAGCAGCGGCCGGACGACGGCTACATCGTCGATTCGCTCGGCTGGGCCTATTTCCGCATCGGCAACTACGAAGAGGCGGTGAAGAACCTCGAGCGCGCGATCGACCTCAAGCCAGAGGATCCGACCATCAACGACCATCTCGGCGACGCCTATTGGAAGATCGGCCGCAAGCTGGAAGCCAAGTTCCAGTGGGCTCATGCCCGCGACCTGAAGCCCGAGGCCGAGGAGCTGCCGAAGATCGAGGCGAAGATCCAGAACGGCCTGACCGACGATCCGGCGCCGGCCGCGGCGAGCAACGACAGCAAGGACACGCCGTCCGACGCCAAGAAGGACGACGGCAAGGGCGGCTAG
- a CDS encoding 4-(cytidine 5'-diphospho)-2-C-methyl-D-erythritol kinase, with protein sequence MLASTVTGALQEQGRAKVNLTLRVVGRRVDGYHDLESVVAFADCADQLTLVPGPELRLTTTGPLAEACGETTDNLVLKAARLLAEAVPGLRLGAFTLEKVLPVAAGIGGGSADAAAALRLLAKLNGLSLDDPRLTAVALKTGADVPVCVPSRACTMTGVGENLQPLALPVLPCVMINPRVPVATKDVFQALGLRPGDLLVGVTDVLTAPSWPGAGASVSDWIETLSQVRNDLEPPALKVQPIIGTVLDALRASAGVLLARMSGSGATCFAIYGSEVDAKAAGAEIAVAHPEWWVHAGTLS encoded by the coding sequence ATGTTGGCGTCCACGGTCACCGGCGCGCTGCAGGAGCAGGGGCGCGCCAAGGTCAATCTGACCCTGCGGGTCGTCGGCCGCAGGGTCGACGGCTACCATGATCTCGAAAGCGTCGTTGCTTTCGCCGACTGCGCGGACCAGCTTACGCTGGTGCCGGGCCCGGAGCTGAGGCTGACGACAACCGGGCCGCTCGCGGAGGCCTGCGGCGAGACCACGGACAATCTGGTGCTGAAGGCGGCGCGGCTGCTTGCGGAGGCCGTTCCGGGCCTGAGGCTTGGCGCCTTCACGCTGGAGAAGGTGCTGCCGGTCGCCGCCGGCATCGGCGGCGGCTCGGCCGATGCCGCAGCGGCGCTGCGGCTGCTGGCGAAGCTGAATGGCCTGTCGCTGGACGACCCGCGTCTCACTGCGGTCGCCTTGAAGACCGGCGCCGACGTGCCGGTTTGCGTGCCCTCGCGCGCCTGCACCATGACCGGCGTCGGCGAGAACCTGCAGCCGCTCGCGCTTCCCGTCCTGCCCTGCGTGATGATCAATCCGCGCGTGCCGGTGGCGACCAAGGACGTGTTCCAGGCGCTCGGCCTCAGGCCGGGCGATCTGCTGGTCGGCGTGACGGATGTTCTCACGGCGCCGTCCTGGCCTGGTGCCGGAGCGTCGGTCAGCGACTGGATCGAGACGCTGAGCCAGGTGCGCAACGATCTCGAGCCGCCAGCCTTGAAGGTGCAGCCGATCATCGGCACCGTGCTCGACGCTCTCCGTGCGAGCGCCGGCGTGCTGCTGGCACGCATGTCCGGCTCTGGCGCCACATGCTTTGCGATCTACGGCAGCGAGGTCGACGCGAAGGCCGCCGGCGCAGAGATCGCCGTCGCGCACCCCGAATGGTGGGTGCATGCGGGGACGTTGAGTTAG
- a CDS encoding polyprenyl synthetase family protein has product MAVIVPFESPSGASIDGLVALVAADMERVNATILSRTGSDVTMIPEVANHLISSGGKRLRPMLTLAMAHLTDYTGDGHVKLAAAVEFMHTATLLHDDVVDESEMRRGKLSARMLWGNEASVLVGDFLLGQAFRMMVEVGSLRALDILSAAAATIAEGEVMQLAAAKNTATTEDEYLAVIRGKTAELFAAACEVGPVLADRPKAEQTASRSFGMNLGIAFQLVDDVLDYGGKAAKLGKNVGDDFREGKITLPVVLAFRRGSDSERAFWIKALERGEISDHDLDHAIGLMNKHRALEDTISRAHHYGAMAVDALALFPASPMKTALEQVVAFCLARSH; this is encoded by the coding sequence GTGGCGGTTATCGTACCTTTCGAGAGTCCATCGGGAGCCTCCATCGATGGGCTGGTCGCGCTGGTCGCAGCCGACATGGAACGGGTCAACGCTACGATTTTGTCGCGCACCGGCTCGGACGTCACGATGATCCCGGAGGTCGCAAACCACCTGATCTCCTCCGGCGGCAAGCGGTTGCGACCGATGCTGACGCTGGCGATGGCGCATCTCACCGACTACACCGGCGACGGTCACGTCAAGCTCGCCGCGGCCGTCGAGTTCATGCACACGGCGACGCTGCTCCATGACGACGTGGTTGACGAGAGCGAAATGCGCCGCGGCAAATTGTCGGCGCGCATGCTGTGGGGCAACGAGGCCAGCGTGCTGGTCGGTGACTTCCTGCTCGGCCAGGCGTTCCGCATGATGGTCGAGGTCGGCTCGCTGCGCGCGCTCGACATTCTCTCGGCCGCCGCCGCCACGATTGCCGAGGGCGAGGTGATGCAGCTTGCCGCCGCCAAGAACACCGCAACCACCGAGGACGAATATCTCGCCGTGATCCGCGGCAAGACCGCCGAGCTGTTCGCCGCGGCCTGCGAGGTCGGGCCGGTGCTCGCCGATCGGCCCAAGGCCGAGCAGACCGCCTCGCGGTCCTTCGGCATGAATCTCGGCATCGCCTTCCAGCTCGTCGACGACGTGCTCGACTATGGCGGCAAGGCCGCCAAGCTCGGAAAGAATGTCGGCGACGATTTCCGCGAGGGCAAGATCACGCTGCCGGTGGTGCTGGCGTTCCGCCGCGGCAGCGACAGCGAGCGTGCCTTCTGGATCAAGGCGCTGGAGCGCGGCGAGATCAGCGATCACGATCTCGACCATGCGATCGGGCTGATGAATAAGCATCGCGCCTTGGAGGACACGATCAGCCGCGCGCATCACTACGGCGCCATGGCCGTCGACGCGCTGGCGCTGTTTCCGGCGTCACCGATGAAGACCGCGCTCGAGCAGGTGGTGGCGTTCTGTTTGGCCAGGTCGCATTAG
- a CDS encoding DUF2007 domain-containing protein: MKELVRTNDIVLVSAIGALLDGADIHHLVLDQNMSIIEGSLGILPRRILVHEDDNLQARRLLTDAGLAHELRPDE, from the coding sequence TTGAAGGAATTGGTTCGGACCAATGATATCGTGCTGGTTTCGGCGATCGGGGCACTGCTCGACGGCGCCGACATCCATCACCTCGTGCTCGATCAGAACATGAGCATCATCGAGGGCTCGCTCGGCATCCTGCCGCGCCGGATCCTCGTGCATGAGGACGACAATCTCCAGGCCCGGCGGCTTCTCACCGACGCCGGTCTGGCGCATGAGCTGCGCCCTGATGAGTGA
- a CDS encoding tRNA1(Val) (adenine(37)-N6)-methyltransferase: protein MSDAVDISEDAVLGGQLRLRQPTTGHRAGHDAILLAAATAARSGERVVDLGAGVGTAGLALARRVGGLGLTLVEREPDLARLARDNARANALPAEVVVLDVAADAAAFAAAGLGPDSVDVVLMNPPFHDAARHRASPDAARATAHLATATTLEIWTHAARRMLKSGGVLTLIWRADGLSEVVAALARGFGSLAVQPVHGQAGKPAIRILVRAVKGGRAPTQLLAGVVLNEAAGVPNDEAVRVLSGQGALALSTP from the coding sequence ATGAGTGACGCTGTCGACATCTCCGAGGACGCCGTGCTCGGCGGCCAATTGCGGCTGCGGCAGCCCACGACTGGCCATCGCGCCGGCCACGACGCAATCCTGCTGGCGGCGGCGACGGCCGCGCGTTCGGGCGAGCGCGTGGTCGATCTCGGTGCCGGCGTGGGGACGGCCGGGCTGGCCTTGGCCCGGCGCGTGGGCGGTCTCGGCTTGACGCTGGTCGAGCGCGAGCCGGATCTGGCGCGCCTCGCGCGCGACAACGCACGCGCCAATGCCTTGCCCGCGGAGGTCGTGGTGCTGGACGTCGCCGCGGACGCGGCCGCTTTCGCGGCCGCAGGGCTCGGGCCCGACAGTGTCGACGTCGTGCTGATGAATCCGCCGTTCCACGATGCCGCGCGTCACCGTGCCTCGCCCGACGCCGCGCGCGCGACCGCGCACCTGGCAACGGCGACGACGTTGGAGATCTGGACGCATGCCGCGCGGCGGATGCTGAAATCCGGTGGCGTGCTGACCTTGATCTGGCGGGCCGATGGTCTGAGCGAGGTTGTCGCGGCGCTGGCGCGCGGCTTCGGCAGTCTTGCCGTTCAACCGGTTCACGGCCAGGCCGGCAAGCCGGCAATCCGTATCTTGGTCAGGGCCGTTAAGGGAGGGCGGGCGCCGACCCAGCTTCTCGCCGGAGTGGTGCTGAATGAGGCGGCAGGCGTGCCGAATGATGAGGCCGTGCGGGTGCTGTCGGGGCAGGGGGCGCTGGCCTTGAGCACCCCCTGA
- a CDS encoding S49 family peptidase, whose product MVDNLTQPSDAVGLFDRLKALLPARLRGVPVVPVVRLSGVIGAVTPLRPGLTLAGVAKVLERAFSMRNAKAVALVINSPGGSPVQSRQIYLRIRQLAAEKKLPVLVFVEDVAASGGYMIACAGDEIFCDPSSILGSIGVVGGSFGLQDLIKKIGIERRLYTAGEHKAMLDPFLPENPDDVARLKKIQREIHALFISLVKESRATRLKGADDVLFTGEYWAGDSAVTLGLADAIGDLRAVLRTRFGDKVATPVVAPASGLLSGLLGRRAAGAGSLGFGWTGLAEEVISAAETRAIWARFGF is encoded by the coding sequence ATGGTGGACAATTTGACACAACCCAGCGATGCAGTCGGGCTCTTCGATCGGCTGAAGGCGCTGCTTCCGGCGCGGCTGCGCGGCGTACCGGTGGTACCGGTCGTCCGCCTGTCCGGCGTGATCGGCGCGGTGACGCCGCTGCGGCCGGGCCTGACGCTTGCGGGCGTCGCCAAGGTGCTGGAGCGCGCCTTCTCCATGCGCAACGCCAAGGCGGTGGCGCTGGTGATCAATTCGCCCGGCGGCTCGCCGGTGCAGTCGCGCCAGATCTACTTGCGCATCCGTCAGCTCGCGGCGGAGAAGAAGCTGCCGGTGCTCGTGTTCGTCGAGGATGTCGCGGCCTCCGGCGGCTACATGATCGCCTGCGCCGGCGACGAGATCTTCTGCGATCCGTCCTCGATCCTCGGTTCGATCGGCGTGGTCGGCGGCTCGTTCGGGCTGCAGGACCTGATCAAGAAGATCGGCATCGAGCGCCGGCTGTATACGGCCGGCGAGCACAAGGCGATGCTCGATCCGTTCCTGCCGGAGAATCCCGACGACGTGGCGCGGCTGAAGAAGATCCAGCGCGAGATCCACGCGCTGTTCATCTCGCTGGTCAAGGAGAGCCGCGCGACCCGGCTGAAGGGCGCCGACGATGTGCTGTTCACCGGCGAGTACTGGGCCGGCGACAGCGCCGTCACGCTGGGGCTGGCGGACGCCATCGGCGACCTCCGCGCCGTCCTGCGCACCCGCTTCGGCGACAAGGTTGCAACGCCTGTCGTGGCGCCGGCGTCCGGCCTGTTGTCGGGTCTGCTCGGCCGCCGCGCCGCGGGCGCCGGCAGCCTGGGATTCGGCTGGACGGGGCTGGCCGAGGAGGTGATCTCCGCGGCCGAAACCCGGGCGATCTGGGCCCGCTTTGGGTTCTAG
- a CDS encoding glycine--tRNA ligase subunit alpha has translation MDSLPPHMRPERSFQGFILALQRFWAEQGCVILQPYDMEMGAGTFHPATTLRALGPKPWNAAYVQPSRRPKDGRYGENPNRMQHYYQFQVIMKPSPPNLQELYLKSLGAIGIDAAVHDIRFVEDDWESPTLGAWGLGWECWCDGMEVSQFTYFQQVAGFECAPVAGELTYGLERLAMYVQGVDRVYDLNFNGRDGDAKVTYGDVFLQAEQEYSRHNFEHADTDMLFEQFKMAEGACRKYLAAGWQENSKLGNRREHQMALPAYDQCIKASHVFNLLDARGVISVTERQSYILRVRELAKACGEAWLHTEAGGAGLASAG, from the coding sequence ATGGACTCGCTGCCTCCGCACATGCGCCCCGAACGTTCGTTCCAGGGCTTCATCCTGGCCCTGCAACGGTTCTGGGCCGAGCAGGGCTGCGTGATCCTGCAGCCCTACGACATGGAGATGGGGGCAGGCACCTTCCACCCGGCGACGACCCTGCGCGCGCTCGGGCCGAAACCGTGGAATGCCGCCTACGTGCAGCCGTCGCGGCGGCCGAAGGACGGCCGCTACGGCGAGAACCCCAACCGGATGCAGCACTACTACCAGTTCCAGGTGATCATGAAGCCATCGCCGCCGAACCTTCAGGAGCTGTACCTGAAGTCGCTCGGCGCGATCGGCATCGACGCCGCCGTGCACGACATCCGTTTCGTCGAGGACGATTGGGAGAGCCCGACGCTGGGCGCGTGGGGGCTCGGCTGGGAGTGCTGGTGCGACGGCATGGAGGTGTCGCAGTTCACGTATTTCCAGCAGGTCGCGGGCTTCGAATGCGCGCCAGTCGCGGGCGAGCTCACCTACGGCCTCGAGCGCCTGGCGATGTACGTCCAGGGCGTCGACCGCGTCTATGACCTCAACTTCAACGGCCGCGACGGCGACGCCAAGGTGACCTATGGCGACGTCTTCCTGCAGGCCGAGCAGGAATATTCGCGGCACAATTTCGAGCATGCCGACACCGACATGCTGTTCGAGCAGTTCAAGATGGCCGAGGGCGCGTGCCGCAAATATCTCGCCGCCGGCTGGCAAGAAAATTCAAAGCTGGGCAACCGCCGGGAGCATCAGATGGCGTTGCCGGCCTACGACCAGTGCATCAAGGCCAGCCACGTCTTCAACCTGCTCGACGCCCGCGGCGTCATCTCGGTCACCGAGCGCCAGAGCTACATCCTGCGCGTCCGCGAGCTCGCCAAGGCCTGCGGCGAGGCCTGGCTGCATACGGAGGCGGGCGGGGCGGGGCTGGCGTCAGCCGGTTGA
- a CDS encoding endonuclease domain-containing protein: MGKRPISDFKRRTAKRLRENTTAAEDILWRHLRRLEIEGTHFRRQVVIGPYIADFACLARRLIIEVDGSQHGEDANIQRDEARTRWLNSEGFRVLRFWNNDVMTRTEAVLEANHTEIAVTPPRLPLAGDPPPSRGGWFFVQRDLRHA; encoded by the coding sequence ATGGGCAAACGGCCGATCAGCGACTTCAAACGCCGAACCGCGAAACGGCTGCGCGAAAACACGACGGCGGCCGAAGACATTCTGTGGCGTCACCTGCGGCGCCTTGAGATCGAAGGGACTCACTTCAGACGACAGGTCGTCATTGGTCCCTATATTGCTGATTTTGCCTGCCTGGCCCGTCGCCTCATCATCGAGGTGGACGGCTCGCAGCACGGAGAGGATGCGAACATCCAGCGCGACGAGGCCCGGACGCGCTGGCTCAACTCGGAAGGCTTTCGCGTTTTGCGATTTTGGAACAACGACGTTATGACCAGGACTGAGGCGGTGCTCGAAGCCAATCACACGGAGATCGCGGTCACCCCACCCCGCCTGCCCTTGGCAGGCGACCCTCCCCCCTCCAGGGGAGGGTGGTTCTTCGTGCAGAGAGACCTGAGACATGCCTGA